The following coding sequences are from one Kwoniella bestiolae CBS 10118 chromosome 2, complete sequence window:
- a CDS encoding mitochondrial 37S ribosomal protein uS17m, which produces MPYQPNHMFKGVVTKAGVMRKTVTVTVERIFEHPKILKEIKRHKKYLVHDEGEVAKLDDKVTIIHGLRTSKTKSFRLQSIDARDTRKYPDEPIPQILSEPQIKARKQKKLGVLEALNQQKVASL; this is translated from the exons ATGCCATACCAACCAAATCATATGTTCAAGGGCGTAGTGACAAAGGCaggagtgatgaggaagacagTGACGGTGACG GTCGAACGCATATTCGAGCACCCAAAGATATTAAAGGAAATCAAGAGGCATAAGAAGTATCTAGTGcatgatgagggagaag TCGCAAAGCTAGACGACAAAGTAACGATAATCCACGGCTTGCGAACGTCCAAAACCAAATCTTTCAGGCTACAGTCGATAGATGCTAGAGATACGAGGAAATACCCAGACGAACCTATACCTCAGATACTGTCGGAACCTCAGATAAAGGCGAGGAAACAGAAGAAATTGGGGGTGTTGGAAGCTTTGAATCAGCAGAAGGTGGCTAGTTTATAG